A DNA window from Sulfitobacter sp. BSw21498 contains the following coding sequences:
- a CDS encoding DUF1194 domain-containing protein: MIRAGAVAAVGATLWASAGLADCRQALALGLDVSGSVDAREYHLQLDGVAGALDDPLVRAAILSAPEAPVSLLVYEWSGPTDQRVIAPWRSITDGAALQEVIDRLRQVERAAASPGTALGVAMAAGAAYLAQQPNCLKHTLDISGDGISNLGPRPRDVKQQLAGKDVTVNALVIDPAGIDAPLTAYFAAEVVTGPAGFALPAAGFDAYQSAMTTKLLRELAVLSLAQLAE, encoded by the coding sequence ATGATCCGCGCCGGTGCTGTGGCTGCTGTCGGCGCAACGCTTTGGGCGTCGGCGGGTTTGGCGGACTGTCGGCAGGCTTTGGCGCTGGGGCTGGATGTGTCGGGGTCCGTTGATGCACGAGAGTATCACTTGCAATTGGATGGCGTCGCGGGGGCCTTGGACGACCCCTTGGTGCGCGCGGCGATCCTGTCGGCACCAGAGGCACCGGTGTCCCTGCTGGTCTATGAATGGAGCGGCCCGACAGACCAGCGCGTGATCGCACCCTGGCGGTCGATCACGGATGGTGCCGCCTTGCAGGAGGTGATTGACAGGTTGCGCCAGGTTGAACGCGCGGCAGCGTCGCCCGGGACCGCGCTTGGCGTGGCGATGGCGGCGGGGGCGGCGTATCTTGCGCAGCAGCCCAACTGTTTAAAGCACACGTTGGATATTTCAGGCGATGGCATCTCTAACCTTGGGCCCCGCCCTCGCGATGTGAAACAGCAGTTGGCTGGCAAAGACGTGACCGTGAATGCGCTGGTTATTGACCCGGCGGGGATTGATGCGCCCCTGACCGCGTATTTCGCGGCAGAGGTGGTCACCGGCCCCGCAGGTTTTGCCCTGCCCGCCGCGGGGTTTGACGCCTATCAATCGGCCATGACCACCAAGCTGCTGCGCGAACTGGCAGTGCTATCGCTGGCGCAACTGGCCGAATAG
- a CDS encoding MarR family winged helix-turn-helix transcriptional regulator encodes MSIQNPIPLPPSQAGFMQSYLDALGLVERLHRLLLDVIKDEFERVGVIEINPVQALLLFNVGDNEVTAGELKSRGYYQGSNVSYNLKKLVDMGYMHHQRCQIDRRSVRVRLTGKGRHISGVVSDLFGRHASGLMNKGALGASGMDDITRSLKRMERYWTDQIRYIY; translated from the coding sequence ATGAGCATCCAAAACCCCATCCCCCTTCCGCCGTCTCAGGCGGGGTTTATGCAAAGCTATCTGGACGCACTTGGTCTGGTGGAACGATTGCACCGTTTGCTGCTGGACGTGATCAAGGACGAATTCGAACGTGTCGGCGTGATTGAGATCAATCCGGTGCAGGCGCTGCTGCTGTTCAATGTCGGCGACAATGAAGTCACCGCCGGAGAGCTGAAAAGCCGCGGCTATTATCAGGGCAGCAACGTCAGCTATAATCTGAAAAAACTGGTGGATATGGGCTATATGCACCACCAACGCTGCCAGATCGACCGCCGCTCGGTACGGGTGCGGCTGACCGGCAAGGGGCGTCACATCAGCGGCGTCGTCTCGGACCTTTTTGGCCGCCACGCCAGCGGGCTGATGAACAAGGGCGCGCTGGGCGCATCCGGCATGGATGACATCACCCGCTCTCTTAAACGGATGGAACGATACTGGACAGACCAGATCCGCTATATCTACTAA
- a CDS encoding succinate dehydrogenase assembly factor 2: protein MAELHEHKVKRLHMRSMRRGIKEMDLILPSYASTRLAAMDDAALSLYDEMLSENDHDLYQWVTGQSPAPESFAALIADIQTHLAANPL, encoded by the coding sequence ATGGCTGAGCTGCACGAACACAAGGTCAAACGTCTGCATATGCGCTCCATGCGGCGCGGTATTAAGGAAATGGATCTCATTTTACCTTCTTATGCCTCAACCCGCCTTGCGGCGATGGATGACGCCGCGCTGTCGCTCTATGACGAAATGCTAAGCGAAAATGATCACGATCTTTATCAATGGGTTACGGGTCAATCCCCCGCGCCTGAATCCTTTGCCGCGCTGATCGCGGACATCCAGACTCATCTGGCTGCAAACCCGCTTTAG
- a CDS encoding helix-turn-helix domain-containing protein yields MAENEDWYASDVATFGDRVAAARENADMTHAALAKRLGIKQSTLRGWEDDLSEPRANRLATLAGVLGVSMMWLINGEGDGIDAPDDAQTSDDNIKEALIELRDMRADMLKRAEQMGRLEKKLRRIFKGNTHG; encoded by the coding sequence ATGGCCGAGAACGAAGACTGGTACGCATCCGACGTGGCAACCTTTGGCGACCGGGTCGCTGCCGCGCGCGAGAATGCGGATATGACGCACGCCGCGCTTGCCAAGCGCTTGGGGATCAAACAATCCACCCTGCGCGGCTGGGAAGACGACCTGTCCGAACCCCGCGCCAACCGCTTGGCGACGCTCGCGGGCGTTTTGGGCGTGTCGATGATGTGGCTGATCAATGGCGAGGGTGACGGGATCGACGCCCCCGATGATGCCCAGACCTCGGATGACAACATCAAAGAAGCATTGATCGAACTGCGCGACATGCGCGCCGATATGTTGAAACGGGCGGAACAAATGGGCCGTCTCGAAAAGAAACTACGCCGGATTTTCAAAGGGAACACCCATGGCTGA
- a CDS encoding pyridoxal phosphate-dependent aminotransferase — protein sequence MELLSKTLARVKPSPTIAVTQKAAELKAAGKDVIGLGAGEPDFDTPQNIKDAGIAAITAGKTKYTAVDGIPELKQAICAKFKRDNGLDYNPSQVSVGTGGKQILYNALMATMNPGEEVVIPAPYWVSYPDMVLLAGGTPVIAPATLENDFKLTPEGLEEAITPNTKWFIFNSPSNPTGAGYSWDELKALTDVLMRHPHVWVMTDDMYEHLAYDDFKFCTPAQVEPALYDRTLTVNGVSKAYAMTGWRIGYAAGPEKLIGAMRKVQSQSTSNPCTVSQWAAVEALNGTQDYIAENNKMFTRRRNLVVDMLNEINGVICPKPEGAFYVYPSIAGLIGKTTKSGVTITDDEVFATALLEDTGVAVVFGAAFGLSPNFRISYATSDEALKEACTRLQKFCAALS from the coding sequence ATGGAACTGCTGTCCAAGACCCTTGCGCGCGTAAAACCGTCGCCCACCATCGCCGTGACCCAAAAAGCAGCCGAGCTGAAGGCCGCAGGCAAGGATGTGATCGGGCTGGGTGCCGGAGAGCCGGATTTCGACACACCGCAGAACATCAAGGACGCAGGGATCGCCGCGATCACCGCGGGCAAGACCAAATACACCGCCGTTGACGGCATCCCAGAGCTGAAGCAGGCGATTTGCGCCAAGTTCAAGCGCGATAACGGGCTGGACTATAACCCGTCGCAGGTCAGCGTCGGCACGGGCGGCAAGCAGATCCTGTACAACGCGCTGATGGCCACCATGAACCCCGGCGAAGAGGTCGTGATCCCCGCGCCCTATTGGGTCAGCTACCCCGATATGGTGCTGTTGGCCGGTGGCACGCCGGTGATCGCGCCTGCCACGCTGGAGAACGACTTCAAGCTCACCCCTGAAGGGCTGGAAGAGGCGATCACGCCCAATACTAAATGGTTCATCTTCAACTCGCCCTCGAACCCCACGGGCGCGGGGTATAGCTGGGACGAACTGAAGGCGCTGACGGATGTGTTGATGCGGCACCCCCATGTCTGGGTGATGACCGACGATATGTATGAACATCTGGCCTATGATGATTTCAAATTCTGCACACCCGCGCAGGTGGAGCCCGCGCTTTATGACCGTACGCTGACGGTCAACGGTGTGTCCAAAGCCTATGCCATGACCGGCTGGCGTATCGGCTATGCTGCGGGGCCGGAAAAGCTGATCGGCGCGATGCGCAAGGTACAGTCGCAATCCACGTCGAACCCCTGCACCGTCAGCCAGTGGGCCGCAGTAGAAGCGCTGAATGGCACGCAGGATTACATTGCAGAGAATAACAAGATGTTCACCCGCCGCCGCAATCTGGTGGTGGACATGCTGAACGAGATCAACGGCGTGATCTGTCCCAAACCCGAAGGCGCGTTCTATGTCTATCCGTCCATCGCAGGGCTGATCGGCAAGACCACCAAATCTGGCGTCACCATCACAGATGACGAAGTCTTTGCCACGGCCTTGCTGGAAGACACCGGCGTTGCCGTGGTGTTTGGCGCGGCTTTCGGGCTTAGCCCGAACTTCCGTATCAGCTATGCTACCTCGGATGAGGCACTGAAAGAGGCCTGCACGCGTTTGCAGAAATTCTGCGCCGCGTTAAGCTAA
- a CDS encoding MATE family efflux transporter, which translates to MRKHMTYPGHARAITVMGLPLVGGHLGQIAIGVSDTIMAGWYSVEALAAVTLASTYFFVLLIFGSGFAWGVMPLVAAFDAEGDEIGLRRATRMGMWLSMGFAVLALPLMIWSRPIMALMGQDQALADMVDGYLFIAGWGIFPALMVMVLKSYLAALERTQVVLWITLLAGVANVLANYAFIFGNWGAPELGVRGAALASVTSHSVSLVAVVIYVLWKMPQHQMFVRLWRPDWEMLARVFRLGLPIGFTGLSEVGLFAASAVMMGWLGTVALAAHGIALQLASITFMVHLGISNVATIRAGNAYGRRDPAHLARGAIMATVMSALVAVVTIFVFVIWPEPLINLFMQRDEPAREQILAIGVALLAMASLFQLVDGAQAVALGILRGVQDTTVPMILAGFSYWIVGMPASYLLGFVFDLEGVGVWLGLVFGLGVAAILLNARFWGSVLKRLGPTAPTAA; encoded by the coding sequence ATGAGAAAACACATGACATATCCGGGCCACGCCCGAGCCATCACCGTGATGGGGCTTCCGCTTGTGGGCGGGCATCTGGGGCAGATCGCGATCGGGGTCTCTGATACGATTATGGCGGGTTGGTACAGCGTCGAAGCGCTTGCCGCTGTGACCCTTGCCAGCACCTATTTCTTTGTGCTGCTGATCTTTGGCTCGGGCTTTGCATGGGGCGTGATGCCGCTGGTCGCCGCCTTTGACGCCGAAGGAGACGAGATCGGCCTGCGCCGCGCCACGCGTATGGGCATGTGGCTGTCGATGGGCTTTGCCGTGCTGGCGCTGCCGCTGATGATCTGGTCGCGGCCCATCATGGCGCTGATGGGGCAGGATCAGGCGCTGGCCGATATGGTGGACGGCTATCTGTTTATTGCAGGCTGGGGCATCTTCCCCGCGCTGATGGTCATGGTGCTCAAAAGCTACCTTGCTGCGCTGGAGCGGACTCAGGTCGTGCTGTGGATCACGCTGCTGGCAGGCGTTGCGAATGTGTTGGCCAACTACGCGTTCATCTTTGGCAACTGGGGCGCGCCCGAACTGGGCGTGCGCGGTGCGGCCCTTGCCTCTGTCACCTCGCACAGCGTGTCGCTGGTCGCCGTGGTGATCTATGTTTTGTGGAAAATGCCGCAACACCAGATGTTTGTCCGTCTCTGGCGCCCCGATTGGGAGATGCTGGCCCGCGTGTTCCGTCTGGGCCTGCCCATCGGATTCACCGGCCTAAGCGAGGTCGGGCTGTTTGCTGCCAGCGCCGTCATGATGGGGTGGTTGGGCACGGTGGCACTCGCCGCCCACGGCATTGCGCTGCAGCTGGCGTCGATCACCTTTATGGTGCACCTCGGCATCAGCAATGTGGCAACCATCCGTGCGGGTAATGCCTATGGCCGCCGCGATCCGGCGCATCTGGCGCGTGGTGCGATCATGGCGACAGTGATGTCGGCGCTGGTAGCGGTGGTCACGATTTTTGTCTTCGTGATATGGCCCGAACCCCTGATCAACCTGTTCATGCAGCGTGATGAACCCGCCCGCGAACAGATCCTTGCGATCGGCGTGGCACTGCTGGCGATGGCGTCGCTGTTCCAGCTTGTCGATGGCGCGCAGGCCGTGGCCTTGGGCATTCTGCGCGGGGTGCAGGATACCACGGTGCCGATGATCCTTGCTGGCTTTAGCTATTGGATTGTGGGCATGCCAGCGTCGTATCTGCTGGGCTTTGTCTTCGACCTCGAAGGGGTGGGGGTCTGGCTCGGGCTGGTCTTTGGCCTTGGGGTGGCGGCAATCCTGCTGAACGCACGCTTCTGGGGCAGCGTGCTGAAACGGCTGGGGCCAACCGCACCCACAGCCGCGTAA
- a CDS encoding alpha/beta fold hydrolase, with translation MTAHWTETTELNGNPFFIRHWGDKDAPKLLMLHGFPEYSGAWNDLAPLLADRFHCIAPDQRGYGQSWRPTEVEHYKTAKLVSDMVALIGDEPVILLGHDWGASVAYALTIGRPDLVSKLIIMNGVHPAPFQRELAKGGAQTDASQYIHFMRRDGSEDILAADDFDKLMGLFSAHMDMSWLKGDTLAGYKGAWRDAAGLRGMVNWYRASPLKLGDAGEAIDDALSFDPARLQVRCPHLLVWGTDDTALLPETTRGLEEYAADLTRVTIDGADHWLHHQKPEEVAKAILDWL, from the coding sequence ATGACCGCCCATTGGACCGAAACCACAGAGCTGAACGGCAACCCGTTCTTTATCCGCCACTGGGGAGACAAGGATGCCCCCAAACTGCTGATGTTGCACGGCTTTCCAGAATACTCCGGCGCGTGGAACGATCTGGCCCCGCTGCTGGCCGACCGGTTTCACTGCATCGCCCCCGACCAGCGCGGCTATGGTCAAAGTTGGCGACCCACAGAGGTAGAGCACTATAAAACCGCAAAGCTGGTGTCGGATATGGTGGCCCTGATCGGGGATGAACCGGTGATCTTGCTGGGCCATGACTGGGGGGCCTCTGTCGCCTATGCCCTGACCATCGGGCGGCCTGATCTGGTGTCGAAGCTGATCATCATGAACGGCGTCCACCCTGCCCCGTTCCAGCGCGAGCTTGCCAAGGGGGGCGCGCAGACGGACGCGTCGCAATACATCCATTTCATGCGCCGCGACGGGTCCGAGGATATTCTGGCCGCCGATGATTTCGACAAGCTCATGGGGCTGTTTTCAGCGCATATGGATATGAGCTGGCTCAAGGGGGATACGCTGGCGGGGTACAAGGGCGCATGGCGTGATGCAGCGGGTTTGCGCGGGATGGTGAACTGGTACCGCGCCTCACCGCTGAAGCTGGGCGACGCAGGCGAGGCGATTGACGACGCGCTGAGCTTTGATCCTGCGCGGTTGCAGGTCCGCTGCCCGCACCTGTTGGTCTGGGGGACGGACGATACCGCGCTGCTGCCCGAAACGACCCGCGGGCTTGAGGAGTACGCCGCAGACCTGACCCGCGTCACCATCGACGGGGCCGACCACTGGCTGCACCACCAAAAACCAGAGGAAGTGGCCAAGGCGATCCTCGACTGGCTTTAG
- a CDS encoding dimethylsulfonioproprionate lyase family protein: protein MTFDTTVPTTLRDVPDWRYMMQECDELYRYLPAGGSDRIKSHQRKAREAIARLLRGNAELRLQPPAVKPVTAHLRRALDEGKQGALAPAVRALDAIAHDLSWQYGYEKVPKGLTNSYAYAELAGAQGPVVSHDIILGVVLFAPGCTYPSHAHKGITESYVCLSGAVSENHQGVYVPGSMIFNPPEHLHRITVGDREPALLAYAWMGDPADLHQQKMVFSRARK, encoded by the coding sequence ATGACGTTTGACACCACTGTGCCCACCACCCTGCGCGACGTGCCTGACTGGCGCTATATGATGCAGGAATGTGACGAGCTGTATCGCTATCTTCCCGCAGGGGGCAGCGACCGGATCAAAAGCCACCAGCGCAAAGCCCGCGAGGCCATTGCGCGGCTGCTTCGCGGCAACGCAGAGCTGCGCTTGCAACCGCCTGCCGTAAAACCCGTGACAGCGCATCTGCGTCGCGCGCTTGACGAAGGCAAACAGGGTGCTTTGGCACCGGCGGTGCGGGCGCTGGATGCGATAGCCCATGATCTAAGCTGGCAATACGGCTACGAGAAAGTCCCCAAAGGGCTGACCAACAGCTATGCCTATGCCGAACTGGCGGGGGCGCAGGGGCCGGTCGTCAGCCATGATATCATTCTGGGTGTCGTGCTTTTTGCGCCGGGCTGCACCTATCCGTCGCATGCCCATAAGGGGATCACCGAAAGCTACGTGTGTCTGTCCGGCGCGGTGTCGGAAAACCATCAGGGCGTCTATGTGCCCGGCTCGATGATCTTTAACCCGCCGGAACATCTGCACCGGATCACGGTGGGGGACCGCGAACCGGCGCTGCTGGCCTATGCCTGGATGGGCGACCCTGCAGATCTGCACCAGCAAAAGATGGTGTTCAGCCGCGCCCGCAAATGA
- a CDS encoding DNA gyrase/topoisomerase IV subunit B — MSDLLSGAQTNAKEYDASSIQVLEDMEHVRLRPGMYIGGKDDRALHHMVAEIIDNSMDEAVAGHATWIELELHENGHVTVRDNGRGIPTDPHPKDPSKSALEIIFCTLNAGGKFSGDSYETSGGLHGVGSSVVNALSDHLRVEVARNRELFAMEFSRGIPQGKLEKIGAAPNRRGTAVTFNPDPDIFGALKLKPARLFAMARSKAYLFSGVEIRWKTAQTDGDTPQEATFHFPGGLSDYLNETLKGSTTYAEHPFGGTVDFREKFNAPGKVEWSINWTPSRDGFIQSYCNTIPTPEGGTHEAGFWSAILKGVKAYGELVGNKKAATITRDDLITGGCALVSCFIREPEFVGQTKDRLATVDAQRMVENAVRDHFDNWLAADTKSAGAILDFLVLRAEERLRRRQEKETARKTATKKLRLPGKLTDCTSKTREGTELFIVEGDSAGGSGKGARNRVNQALLPLKGKILNVLGAASGKLNTNAEINDLCEALGVGMGSKFVLDDLRYDKIIIMTDADVDGAHIAALLMTFFYTQMRPMIDAGHLYLACPPLYRLTQGAKRVYVSDDAEKDMWLEKGLGGKGKIDLQRFKGLGEMDAKDLKETTMDPNTRKLIRVTVDEDMPGETSDLVERLMGKKPELRYQYIQENAQFVEELDV, encoded by the coding sequence ATGTCCGATCTTCTTTCCGGTGCGCAGACCAACGCCAAGGAATATGATGCCTCATCCATTCAGGTACTTGAGGATATGGAGCACGTGCGCCTACGCCCGGGCATGTACATCGGGGGCAAGGACGACCGCGCGCTGCACCATATGGTCGCGGAAATCATCGATAACTCGATGGATGAGGCGGTCGCGGGCCATGCCACCTGGATCGAACTGGAACTGCACGAGAACGGCCATGTCACCGTGCGCGACAACGGGCGTGGCATCCCCACCGATCCGCACCCCAAAGACCCTAGCAAATCCGCGCTTGAGATCATCTTTTGTACGCTGAATGCGGGCGGCAAATTCTCGGGCGATTCGTATGAAACCTCGGGCGGTCTGCACGGGGTCGGGTCATCGGTGGTCAACGCCCTGTCCGATCACCTGCGGGTCGAGGTCGCACGCAATCGCGAGCTTTTCGCGATGGAGTTTTCGCGCGGCATCCCCCAAGGCAAGCTCGAGAAAATCGGCGCGGCCCCGAACCGGCGCGGCACGGCTGTCACCTTCAACCCCGACCCCGACATCTTTGGCGCGCTCAAGCTCAAGCCTGCGCGCTTGTTCGCGATGGCACGGTCCAAGGCCTATTTGTTTTCCGGCGTCGAAATTCGCTGGAAAACCGCCCAGACCGACGGCGACACCCCGCAAGAGGCGACGTTCCACTTTCCCGGCGGCCTGTCGGACTATCTGAACGAAACGCTGAAAGGATCGACGACCTACGCTGAACACCCTTTCGGCGGCACCGTCGACTTTCGCGAGAAGTTCAATGCGCCGGGCAAGGTCGAATGGTCGATCAACTGGACGCCATCGCGCGACGGGTTCATCCAGTCGTATTGTAACACCATCCCCACCCCCGAAGGCGGCACCCACGAGGCCGGTTTCTGGTCCGCGATCCTGAAGGGCGTCAAAGCGTATGGCGAACTGGTCGGCAACAAAAAGGCCGCCACCATCACCCGCGACGACCTGATTACCGGCGGCTGTGCGCTGGTGTCGTGCTTTATCCGCGAGCCTGAATTCGTCGGCCAAACCAAAGACCGGTTGGCCACGGTGGACGCGCAGCGCATGGTGGAAAACGCCGTGCGCGACCACTTTGACAACTGGCTGGCAGCGGATACCAAATCGGCAGGTGCGATCCTTGATTTTCTGGTGCTGCGCGCCGAAGAACGCCTGCGCCGCCGTCAGGAAAAGGAAACCGCCCGCAAGACTGCCACCAAGAAGCTGCGCCTGCCCGGCAAGCTGACCGACTGTACATCAAAAACCCGCGAAGGCACCGAGCTGTTCATCGTGGAGGGCGACTCCGCTGGCGGCTCTGGCAAGGGCGCGCGCAACCGCGTGAACCAGGCGTTGCTGCCGCTGAAGGGCAAAATTTTGAACGTGCTGGGGGCGGCCTCGGGCAAGCTGAACACCAATGCCGAGATCAACGATCTGTGCGAAGCGTTGGGTGTGGGCATGGGCAGCAAATTCGTGCTGGACGACCTGCGCTACGACAAGATCATCATCATGACCGATGCGGACGTCGACGGTGCCCATATCGCGGCCCTGCTGATGACGTTCTTTTACACCCAGATGCGCCCGATGATCGACGCCGGCCACCTCTACCTCGCCTGCCCGCCGCTGTACCGTCTGACGCAAGGGGCAAAACGGGTCTATGTGTCTGACGACGCAGAGAAAGACATGTGGCTGGAAAAAGGTCTGGGCGGCAAAGGCAAGATCGACCTGCAACGCTTTAAGGGTCTGGGCGAGATGGACGCGAAGGACCTGAAAGAAACCACGATGGACCCCAACACCCGCAAGCTGATCCGCGTCACCGTCGACGAAGACATGCCCGGAGAGACCAGCGATCTGGTCGAGCGCCTGATGGGCAAAAAGCCCGAGCTGCGGTACCAGTATATTCAGGAGAACGCCCAGTTTGTGGAGGAGCTGGATGTTTGA
- a CDS encoding restriction endonuclease, translating into MFDLKDHIPTYQKLMRPVLKSAEGGPRKISEVVEEISNSLNLSSEQRELLLPSGKQTVIANRIHWARSYLKQAGLVKNTQRGWFELTETGFAALKDASREIDVKYLEQYEAFQEFRQRSNKTDDLEVSDTTADKDETPDEQIEDALKRWNKTLSSSLLKATQEASPAFFEQLIVELLIGMGYGGSSENAGRALGKSGDNGIDGVIDQDPLGVDQIYIQAKRYASENVVGSGDIRDFFGALSIHKATKGIFVTTSKFTTSAKETTKALGGRIVLIDGERLANLMITYGIGCRQKSVVRLMELDETFFDEV; encoded by the coding sequence ATGTTTGACCTTAAGGATCACATTCCGACCTACCAAAAGCTGATGCGACCGGTTCTGAAATCTGCGGAAGGTGGCCCCCGAAAGATATCGGAAGTTGTGGAAGAAATCTCCAACTCATTGAACTTGTCGAGCGAGCAACGAGAACTTTTACTTCCCAGTGGCAAACAGACCGTAATTGCTAACCGCATACACTGGGCGAGGTCTTACCTAAAACAGGCTGGGCTTGTAAAAAACACCCAGCGGGGTTGGTTCGAGTTAACTGAAACTGGTTTTGCGGCGCTCAAAGACGCTAGCCGCGAAATAGACGTCAAATATCTGGAACAGTACGAAGCATTTCAAGAGTTTCGTCAGCGATCAAACAAGACCGATGACTTGGAGGTTTCTGATACAACTGCGGATAAAGACGAAACGCCGGACGAACAAATTGAGGATGCCCTCAAACGTTGGAACAAAACTCTTTCAAGCAGTTTATTGAAAGCCACACAAGAAGCCTCACCCGCGTTTTTTGAACAACTCATTGTCGAATTATTAATTGGCATGGGATACGGAGGTTCGTCAGAAAACGCCGGTCGTGCACTTGGGAAGTCAGGTGACAACGGTATTGATGGTGTAATTGATCAAGATCCTCTTGGCGTTGACCAGATATACATCCAAGCAAAGCGGTATGCTTCCGAAAATGTTGTTGGGTCTGGTGATATCAGAGATTTTTTTGGTGCTTTGAGCATCCATAAAGCAACCAAAGGTATATTTGTAACCACCTCAAAGTTCACCACTTCCGCCAAGGAAACCACAAAAGCATTAGGAGGCCGCATCGTGCTAATTGATGGTGAAAGGCTGGCAAACTTGATGATCACTTACGGAATCGGATGTCGCCAAAAATCAGTCGTTAGGCTGATGGAACTGGACGAAACCTTTTTTGACGAAGTTTGA